A single region of the Triticum dicoccoides isolate Atlit2015 ecotype Zavitan chromosome 2B, WEW_v2.0, whole genome shotgun sequence genome encodes:
- the LOC119367715 gene encoding uncharacterized protein LOC119367715 yields the protein MFAPQAAAHQYRPRNSGGSRIRSVAPGTKPKLRWCPTGLIHTQKRRVQRLRALEIREELAEKKRDEWFNKDKPMVPSNMTWKEKRIAREECNSANDMVMDGNSKDKQDMPADMDIDMVFELPAEFRAPKAEEAEVAELVLGPKSVTFEKPKKHGQHLKPLFIKGHIDGKPIGRMLVDGGAGVNIMPFSGFSKLGRKEEELMKTNMGLSGFSGYLSEAKGVISMELTVGSKTLPTAFFVVDVKGRYNILLGRDWIHANCCIPSTLHQCLIQWVDDDVEVVEADNSACIALAEAPVDWQHCEMSCLTGRDLSDYDYISIGRDGFVPVHAQPASVARLNDLSL from the coding sequence ATGTTTGCTCCCCAAGCAGCAGCACATCAGTACAGACCAAGGAACTCGGGGGGCAGCAGAATTAGGTCAGTGGCACCAGGAACTAAACCGAAGCTTCGATGGTGCCCGACAGGGCTCATACATACTCAGAAAAGAAGGGTGCAGCGGCTGCGGGCATTGGAAATTAGagaggaactagctgagaagaaGCGCGACGAGTGGTTCAATAAAGATAAACCAATGGTGCCCTCGAATATGACTTGGAAAGAGAAGCGCATCGCAAGGGAGGAATGCAATAGTGCTAATGACATGGTTATGGATGGAAACTCTAAGGATAAACAGGATATGCCTGCGGATATGGACATTGATATGGTATTTGAGCTGCCTGCTGAATTTCGTGCGCCTAAGGCTGAAGAGGCCGAAGTTGCAGAACTTGTTCTTGGCCCAAAAAGTGTTACATTTGAGAAACCAAAGAAGCATGGACAACACCTAAAGCCTTTGTTTATCAAGGGTCACATTGATGGTAAACCTATTGGTCGCATGCTTGTTGACGGCGGTGCCGGTGTTAATATCATGCCTTTTTCGGGTTTTTCTAAGTTGGGCCGAAAAGAGGAAGAACTGATGAAAACCAATATGGGACTTAGTGGGTTTTCAGGATACTTGTCTGAAGCTAAGGGTGTTATTTCTATGGAGCTCACGGTTGGTAGCAAAACATTGCCGACTGCTTTCTTTGTTGTTGATGTCAAAGGCCGATATAATATTCTTTTGGGGCGCGATTGGATCCATGCAAATTGTTGCATCCCTTCTACTCTACATCAAtgtttgattcagtgggttgatgatgatgttgaagtGGTTGAGGCGGATAATTCGGCCTGCATTGCTTTGGCTGAGGCTCCGGTTGATTGGCAACACTGTGAGATGTCATGCTTGACGGGTAGAGATTTATCAGATTATGATTATATTAGTATTGGCAGAGATGGTTTTGTTCCTGTACATGCACAGCCGGCTAGTGTAGCTCGGCTTAATGACTTATCCTTGTGA